Within Cucumis melo cultivar AY chromosome 4, USDA_Cmelo_AY_1.0, whole genome shotgun sequence, the genomic segment TAATGCATGCATGTATATACTTAAAAAAAAGCTTAGTTTGGTGTATTTCACGACTATTGTtatatatatgtctttttaGACTATTTATGTAGCGTTCTATGCAATTTAACACATCTGTTGCACTAACAAGTCTTTTATTCGTGTTTAACAAGTGTCTGGAGTGTCTTATTCGTGTTTAACAAGTGTCTGGAGTGTCGGAGTTTCAAACTAAAAAATTTAGTTCGTGTACAGATAGAAGCGTTGGCAACATTTATTTTTTGGAGGGTCGCATAAATTCCAATGACAAgaaacataaattccaataacAGAATCAACTCTTCCGTAGAACAAAAGGTGTTTATTTCTATACAGACAACAATAAGTATAAAGATTTATCACTGTACACCAAAATTTCGAATTTCACGGCCAGTTGAACAATAAGTGAGAAAATTATCACTATACACGCAATGAAACTGAGTCATCTACAGTCCCTAAAACTTCTAGAGTGATAAGGTCAACTgggatttatttaattataaaaaaattcaaaccctACCCACCAAAAATAATGTAAAGTTATTCTTATAGAAATCGAACATCAATACATAACAACAAAGTAATGAAGCAGGAAGGAAAATTGCAGAGAAGAGCAAGCATTCAAACTAACAGTGCTGTAGTTTAAAGAATCAAGACATTTCactaagaaagaaagaaagaaaaaaagaaagaagtacTTGAATTGATTGGAGAGTTGCCACATGTAGGGATTGAACCATGTAAGAACAGAAAACCCGGCGGCTCCAATCCAAATGTTGAAAAAACGACCTGGGTCGGTGTGTGGAACTCCAGGGTCGCCTCTGTAAGCATTTCCGAAGTACTTCTCCATTCCTTCGTCTCTCTATCTCTCGCTTTGGCTT encodes:
- the LOC103486497 gene encoding uncharacterized protein LOC103486497; the protein is MEKYFGNAYRGDPGVPHTDPGRFFNIWIGAAGFSVLTWFNPYMWQLSNQFNWHDKAFLFEQYHWKKAREKNQPYQFKWNQYMDKDHRDSYYFNWPIYFP